The genomic DNA CGAAGGAACTCATAACGCTCCATGTTACGCTCGAACTCTAAATCCATGTTCTTTTGAAGTGCATTCATGCTGCCGTACTCATCAACCTGTACAGAGTGGTCAATAACTAAGTCAACCGGCACTTCAGGGTTGATCTTCTGAACGTCTCCGCCCACTGCGTCCATTGCTGTACGAAGTGATGCAAGGTCAACTACTGCAGGTACCCCTGTGAAATCCTGCAGAATAACGCGGGAAGGTTTAAATGGAACTTCTTTCCCTTTAATGTCCCCTTTATCCCAGTTAGCCAATGCTTCAATGTGTTTATCATCGATAACACTGCCGTCATACTGTCTTAAAACCGATTCCAGTAATACACGGATTGAATACGGCAAGTTTTCAGACTTGCTCATACCTGAATCTGCTAATGATTGCAGGCTGTAATAAGTATAATCTTTACCATTCACTGATAATGTCTGACGTGAATTGTCTTTAACGTTCTTTGACATCATTAAAAGCCCCCTCTAAATTTAGTCATCTTAATTGTATACTTACTCCTGACGTAAAGTAAATGCTTTCACGAAAACTTGTGATATGAAAACCTTACACTTAGATTAACCTTTACTTATCTTAAAGTATAACATTCATAACTAAAGATTATGAGAGATATGCTCACAGAAAAAATGTTTAAATATCATTTATATGTAAATTGATACTTGTGCTTGTGTTTTTTTCATGTATTATTATAAAATGTTACTAACTAAAACACAGGAGGTCATATTTATGTGGCAGGAATTTAAAGACTTTATGCTTCGCGGCAATGTTCTCGACCTTGCAGTTGCAGTAGTTATTGGTGCAGCGTTTGGTAAAATCGTTCAGGCGCTTGTTGAAAACATCATTATGCCTTTGATCGCTTTAATTTTCGGCGATACTGATTTCGCATCAGACTGGGTATACATGGGTATTACTTACGGTGTGTTCATTCAGGCAATTATCGACTTTATCATTATCGGTGCAGCAGTATTCGTCTTCGTTAAAGTCGTTAACAAGTT from Jeotgalicoccus saudimassiliensis includes the following:
- the mscL gene encoding large conductance mechanosensitive channel protein MscL, with amino-acid sequence MWQEFKDFMLRGNVLDLAVAVVIGAAFGKIVQALVENIIMPLIALIFGDTDFASDWVYMGITYGVFIQAIIDFIIIGAAVFVFVKVVNKLTRNKFVEEEAEDEQLVLLREMRDSLKGLEDSKKDGTGL